Proteins from one Pelodiscus sinensis isolate JC-2024 chromosome 21, ASM4963464v1, whole genome shotgun sequence genomic window:
- the TMEM97 gene encoding sigma intracellular receptor 2, which produces MAGVTGFLEWVFALYFLTHIPITLMIDLQALVPGAGIYPQSLTELLKWYAVTFKDPMMLEPPAWFKSCIYCEAFLQMPFFPIAAYAFFKGGCKWIRTPAIIYSTHVATTLVPILAHILFHDFAASKHLGPKTQQERLTLLSIYVPYLLIPILILLTMLHSPQYNPVEKRKKK; this is translated from the exons ATGGCTGGGGTGACAGGCTTCCTGGAGTGGGTTTTTGCCCTGTACTTCCTCACTCACATTCCCATCACTTTAATGATAGACCTGCAAGCTCTTGTCCCTGGAGCTGGCATCTACCCGCAGAGC cTGACGGAGTTGTTAAAGTGGTATGCGGTTACCTTTAAAGATCCCATGATGCTGGAGCCCCCTGCATGGTTTAAGTCATGTATCTATTGTGAAGCCTTCTTACAAATGCCTTTCTTTCCCATTGCAGCCTATGCATTCTTCAAAG GTGGCTGCAAATGGATACGGACTCCAGCAATTATCTACTCCACTCACGTAGCTACAACCCTGGTTCCTATCCTTGCACACATCCTGTTTCATGATTTCGCAGCATCCAAGCACCTGGGTCCCAAGACTCAGCAGGAACGCCTTACTCTGTTGTCCATCTATGTGCCATATTTGCTGATTCCAATTCTGATCCTGCTTACCATGCTGCACAGCCCCCAGTACAACCCAgtggagaaaaggaaaaagaaataa
- the IFT20 gene encoding intraflagellar transport protein 20 homolog isoform X2 — protein sequence MAKDILGDANLHFDELNKLRILDPEVAQQTTELKEECKAFVDKIAEFQKIVGSLIELVDQLAKAAENEKMKAIGARNLLKSIAKQREAQQQQLQALITEKKMQLERYRVEYETLCKIEADQNEFIDQFIFQK from the exons ATGGCCAAGGACATTCTAGGCGATGCAAATCTTCACTTTGATGAGCTGAATAAATTACGAATTTTGGATCCGGAGGTTGCACAGCAAACAACTGAACTCAAAGAAGAATGCAAAGCTTTTGTAGACA aaATTGCAGAGTTTCAGAAAATAGTGGGTAGCTTAATAGAACTTGTTGATCAACTAGCAAAAGCAGCTGAAAATGAAAAGATGAAG GCAATTGGTGCCCGAAACTTGTTAAAGTCTATAGCGAAACAgagagaagcccagcagcagcagcttcaggcTTTAATAACAGAGAAGAAAATGCAGTTGGAAAG ATACCGAGTGGAATATGAGACCCTTTGTAAAATAGAAGCTGACCAGAATGAATTCATCGACCAATTCATTTTTCAGAAATAA